One Cucumis melo cultivar AY chromosome 8, USDA_Cmelo_AY_1.0, whole genome shotgun sequence genomic window, TAGGTAGTTATTTTGAAATTGAGTACAAATGATGACATTGAACTGTAAATATTTTCTTAGTATAACCTGAATAGAGGGTGGCATCTACAGGCAAGCCTTCGCCGAAATCAGCCATCCATCCTCTCACACCATCATCCACCATTTCTTGTAGAATTTCCTTGAACCAACTGGAAGTATTTGGGTGCGTAAGATCCAACATTCCCACATCAAAAGCTGTGTTGGGAACCATGTAGGGttctccatttttcttctttaccAAGATCCCCAACGCCTTTGCTTCCTCATAAAGATTTCTCCTTCTGTTCTGCTTCTCATCAGTCTGAAGTCGTACAAATTTGAAACAGAAATGATCAGTCTTCCCTCTTTTATCTCTGTTCATTTAGTTAGCCATTAAGAAGGCAGTGTATATGTCTAGGtggaaaagaggaaaagaaagaaaagtaaacAAAGATGCCATGCTTTTAACATGCAAGCGTAGTCGATATTTCTGATTTGGGGATTGCAGAAGGATTGAGAGAGTGGAAGAAGAAAATACCGGTGCTAGGCAGGGATTGCAGTATGTCATTACTTTTATATGCCGAGCTCCAAGatctttaattaattgtttCCATCCAGAGTATCTTGTTGCGTCAACTTCCCAGTTCCACCACAACTGTGATCCAATTACTGTTTCTCTCTGCCCTACCCAATCCTATATAATATTCATCTTTTAGATAAGGAATAAATCTAAAAGAATGTGTATACACTTtagaaaaattatattattatgaaAGCATGTAATAAATACTATATATCTGTGCATCAGTTTTTGGATTTGGTTTGATCTACAGTACAAGATGCTTAATTTGATCCAGAAATGTATTACTAACTTTTGGAAATAAAAAACTTGTATTACCTGCAACCAAAATGCAGAAATGGGAACTTCATGAGCTTTTAGCTCATCCCAGATTTTTCTTACGATATTGGTCCCACCTTGCATCCCTACAACCGCACCTGATATTATCCATCCAGGAAGCTCTGGAGGCCTCCCAATGGTCTCAGTGAAACATTCGATAAGCTCTGAAGGTGAGTTCCCATGCAATATCCTTCCTTGAATTGAATTTCCATGAATCTGCAATCTCCAGTTCACAGAAGTGGGAATACTGTAAGTTAAAAGTTTGTATATGAGCGTCTTACCTGGACATGGGTATCCTAAGATGAAGAGTTCAGATCTTGTTTCTTCACTCTCTAATTTTTTGTTAAACTAAACCAAAACTCATTATCGTTATTATTCCTCACCTGctctatttttagttttttggtATTGTTATATTTCTTTTGTACGTTTTCCTTTAGTCTAAACTAAATCTCTATTCAAACACTTTATGACTTTTTAGGTTGGTGAAAAGCAGTGAAGAGAATAGTTATTAAAAGTGTACCTGAATCTGAACTCTATCATTCTTTGTCAGATCAAATATAGAGTACTCATATCCTTCAAGGTACAGAGACCTCATTTTGGATGTCATGTAAAATGGAGAAGGAGCATATGTAGTACTCCAATCACCTCCAGCCCTGAAGTGAAAGAAACTCCCAAACTTAGTTTTAGAATTAAGAAGATCGATACGTGTACCTTTTGTTTGTTAATAACATGTTTTGAAGTGATTCAAAATggttaaaatcacttttgtTATTTTACACCAAAATTGCTCTTGATCATTCAACATCCGTATTAATAGTATGAAATATGCgtttaaaatgttgaattaAATATTGAATTGATTTTGGATTATCAAATGTGTGGTGTGGTCTGTGGAGTTATTTTAAACATagacaaaaatatttttaatagtttcAAAATCATTGTTAAAGATGGACTGAACTTACCTGTAACTAACTAGATTGGCTGCAAAAGTTATAGGTTGATCTCCTCTACCAATCCCCTGTTCTTGAACAAAGATTGGTACTCTTTTTCCCTTGAAGTCCATATGAGAGAATTGCTCTCCAAAACCAAAGAATCTTTCCTTCTCTTCACTTGAATAGGTCAAACATGCTCTGTTGAATGCTTCAAATTCCTCAGCTGCTCTCAAAACTTCCATTTCCTCTTCTGAAGAACAAACTCTAACAAACCCTTTCAGTTTTGTCAAAGACCAACGccattcaaattttcttttcctcAACCGATGCCATCGAAACTTAAGCCGGTTGAAACCCCCTCTTGAATGAGCTATTTGGCGATATTCATAGCTAGGTTGGCCAAGCATCACTTGAAATCCAATTTGGCTGCTGCTTTTCTGTTCAAACAATAGCCAATACCTTGCAGAAGCAGAAAGAACTTTCGAGTTACATTTTACATCACCATTGAAACTAGTTTCTTGAagcttgttcttcttcttcatcatcttcttcctctcaGTATTGAATATTCTTCCACTAATCAGCAACATAGGAAACCGAGCATCTTCTTTCTCATAGTTTTTCAGGTCCAGTCCCAAATACCCAGATGGAAAATGATGTTCTTTAACCTCCAACTCATGATCACAGCCATTGATCTCCTTGATATCATCAATTGTTTGATGATTACAAATCAAATGAACAGCCCCATCTTTCACGGCAAACGATCCTCGACTTTCTTCCACCTCAGTTTCCACCATTGCTGCAGATACAAAAGCTTGACCTGAGATTGTTGACCAGATTGATCTAGTGGGGTCAGAGAGATGATAAATTGAGAGAGAGCCACCATTATCGGACCTCCATAGAAGCTGAAAATCCTTTCCGATTGAGAAGAATTTGTAAGAAGAAAGTACTTGAAAATTTGCAGAGAGTTCCCCCTGAAGTAAAGGAAATGAAGTTGGGGGTGAAGGGAAAGGATTATTGAGGTGTATGTGATGTTTTTTGGTGATTTTGAGGTTTGTCATGGTCCTGTTGTGGTGGAGGAACAAAGAGGAGAAGACCGTGGGAAGGTCCGAAAGTTCATATAGGTAGTGGAAGGTTTTTGAAAGAAAGGTCGTTGATTGCTTCCATTTTTGAGATGGTAGGTATAATGTGAACGATTCTTTATTGCTTCCAACTTTAGGAGATGTAATATTATGACTGCATATACCAGAATTGTCCTCAGTcgtttttattttcaatttggGTTTTGTTTATTTATCTGAAAAGTTGGTTCCATCTAATTTACATTTCTTGTTTACATGTGTTCTATATTAATAATGAAATGGGAGACGCGCATATAAATATGTAGCCACAAaatgtaatttgaatttgattgtTGGTCTATGGGTGATCACTTTTATTGCAATTGAAAATTATGTAACATCTACTACGctttttaaatgatttcttcatttgttTCCCTTATATATTGTTACCGTTATTGTTGcatatattgttattattacaaTATTATGATTATAGAACTTCTTATATGTATTGTTACCGTTACCGATTGATCGTAAATGGTAACAGTTAAGACGACAACAATACCAAATAAGTGCGAAGTAAACAATTGTAATGAAGTTTTGTTTACAAAATGCCCAAGTAAAATATGATCAAAAGTAGTTCAATTACGTTTGTGATTGAGGACCATTATCATTAATACAACTTTGGAAATCCATTGTGATAGCTCCAATTTTGATTATCAGTTAAATAGTTGTAAAGTAAACAAACTCAATCCAATTTTGATTGAGGTCATCTCTAACGCAAGACAAAGCTAAATAGAAAAGCCTGAAAAGTGGAACGTTACCCAAACCCAAATAATTGCATTAAGGATAAGCCTTTGTCGGATTGGGGAGGTCATctctaaccatccactcatttttaCTCAATCGACTGTTTTATGGTAATACAGATATGGTAGTACAAAAAATAATAGTGATAACTCAATTCGATTAATCTTTTGAGTTtgcttcaagacaggataactagtgacaCAATCTTGGGGTTCTCTTttgcctatatttttttctgcttttaactcttatacatagaaaatgaggCTCAATATTTTGactactaatatttatttatataagctattttctttagttataataaatataaaaacgaGGACATACACAAGCTCATCTTTTTATTATTCGTATTAAATTTCAAGAAATTTAAAGATGgtttagaaaatataaaagacAAACAGAATATATAAGACAAAGTTTTAGACCTCtctagaaaattaaaaatgaattagttttagtttgaaaaaaaaagaaattgttaaaaaaattgagcctcattttgttgaatttgaatGGTCGTCAAATGGATACTTTAAAATAGATCAAATAAACAATATGGAGTGATGAATTCCTTCACTCTATTTTTTGGTTtgtcaacaattttttttaaaaaaaaaaaaaaaaaaaaaacatgcatGCAATTTATTAAATTCCCATAAAATTGGGACAGgatgtcctttttttttttttaaaaaaaaaaattgttttaaatgataaaattactaaaaaataaactactatccctaaattttgatatatgtataaatatttCGATCCATTTAGTTGTATTAGAAacattcttttttctattaacATCAACTTTTACGTAATAAATTATTGTAATATTCTTTTCATTTCCACTATAGTTGAAATTAAACTATGACAAGAAAAGACAATTACCTTGTTCCCTTTTTTAAATGAacgtttgcaaaaataacaaaaaaattttaCGATAATAATATCCATGtcactatattttctaaattgtaaaagtagtaaatttaaaaaCGGATAGTCTTTTAATATCCTTTTGATAATCATctgatatat contains:
- the LOC103495822 gene encoding uncharacterized protein LOC103495822; protein product: MTNLKITKKHHIHLNNPFPSPPTSFPLLQGELSANFQVLSSYKFFSIGKDFQLLWRSDNGGSLSIYHLSDPTRSIWSTISGQAFVSAAMVETEVEESRGSFAVKDGAVHLICNHQTIDDIKEINGCDHELEVKEHHFPSGYLGLDLKNYEKEDARFPMLLISGRIFNTERKKMMKKKNKLQETSFNGDVKCNSKVLSASARYWLLFEQKSSSQIGFQVMLGQPSYEYRQIAHSRGGFNRLKFRWHRLRKRKFEWRWSLTKLKGFVRVCSSEEEMEVLRAAEEFEAFNRACLTYSSEEKERFFGFGEQFSHMDFKGKRVPIFVQEQGIGRGDQPITFAANLVSYRAGGDWSTTYAPSPFYMTSKMRSLYLEGYEYSIFDLTKNDRVQIQIHGNSIQGRILHGNSPSELIECFTETIGRPPELPGWIISGAVVGMQGGTNIVRKIWDELKAHEVPISAFWLQDWVGQRETVIGSQLWWNWEVDATRYSGWKQLIKDLGARHIKVMTYCNPCLAPTDEKQNRRRNLYEEAKALGILVKKKNGEPYMVPNTAFDVGMLDLTHPNTSSWFKEILQEMVDDGVRGWMADFGEGLPVDATLYSGEDPITAHNRYPEIWAQINREFVDEWKSKLVGKEKEDPQEALVFFMRAGFRNSPKWGMLFWEGDQMVSWQANDGIKSAVTGLLSSGLSGYAFNHSDIGGYCAVNLPFIKYRRSEELLLRWMELNAFTTVFRTHEGNKPSCNSQFYSNNRTLSQFARFAKVYSAWKFYRIQLVKEAAQRGLPVCRHLFVHYPEDEYVLTLGHQQFLVGSEILVVPVLDKGKNYVKAYFPLDDSSSWQHIWTGEVYAKLGCEIKVDAPVGYPAVFIKVGSIVGETFIRNLKMFNIL